In Bacteroidales bacterium, one genomic interval encodes:
- the hutH gene encoding histidine ammonia-lyase: protein MEVYYISSQPLNFETIERILKNNIQIALSENAIKKINHCRQYLDNKIKNDPTPIYGVTTGFGALCNVSISHNELATLQKNLVMSHACGIGDEVPQEIVKLMLLLKIQSLAQGHSGVQLITVQRLVDMFNHNIFPVVYQQGSLGASGDLAPLAHLSLPLLGLGEVYYNGHKCSTEEVFRKLNWHPIELQSKEGLALLNGTQFMAAYAVMTVLEAFKISKFADIIGALSLDAFDGRIEPFHPLIQTIRPHQGQIDTAQHFRKLLEDSEIIKQPKKHVQDPYSFRCIPQVHGASKDTINYVANVIYCEINAVTDNPTIFPDEDLIISAGNFHGQPLALSLDNLSIALAELGNISERRTYQLISGKRGLPPFLVAHPGLNSGFMIPQYTAASIVSQNKQLCTPASVDSIESSQGQEDHVSMGANAATKAFKVAQNTKRILAIELFNAAQALEFRRPLKTSPILEKLIHSYRKEVQFIQEDEIMYKLISKSVNFIDNYIID from the coding sequence ATGGAAGTATATTATATTTCGTCTCAACCGTTAAACTTTGAAACAATAGAAAGAATTTTAAAAAATAATATTCAAATTGCACTATCAGAAAATGCAATAAAAAAAATAAATCATTGCAGACAATATTTAGATAATAAAATAAAGAATGATCCGACTCCAATATATGGTGTTACTACCGGATTTGGTGCTTTATGCAATGTAAGTATTTCGCATAATGAACTAGCCACTCTACAAAAAAATCTTGTAATGTCGCATGCATGCGGTATAGGCGATGAAGTGCCACAAGAAATAGTAAAGCTCATGCTATTATTAAAAATTCAATCGTTAGCACAAGGGCATAGTGGCGTTCAACTAATAACTGTACAACGTTTGGTTGATATGTTTAACCATAATATTTTCCCCGTTGTTTATCAACAAGGGTCATTAGGTGCATCGGGCGATTTGGCACCATTGGCCCATTTATCTTTACCTTTACTTGGATTGGGTGAAGTATATTACAATGGTCATAAATGTTCAACCGAAGAAGTTTTTCGCAAATTAAACTGGCATCCCATTGAATTGCAATCAAAAGAGGGCTTAGCTTTACTAAATGGAACTCAATTCATGGCAGCATATGCTGTTATGACTGTTTTAGAAGCATTTAAAATATCAAAATTTGCCGATATTATTGGTGCTTTATCATTAGATGCATTCGATGGCCGCATAGAACCCTTTCATCCACTTATACAAACCATTCGACCTCATCAAGGACAAATTGATACCGCACAGCATTTTAGAAAATTACTTGAAGATAGCGAAATTATAAAACAACCCAAAAAACACGTACAAGATCCTTATTCATTCCGTTGCATTCCACAAGTACATGGTGCCTCAAAAGATACCATCAACTATGTTGCAAACGTCATCTATTGTGAAATAAATGCTGTAACGGACAACCCAACCATTTTCCCCGATGAAGATTTAATTATATCTGCCGGTAATTTTCATGGTCAACCTTTAGCCCTATCGCTCGATAACTTAAGTATAGCTTTAGCTGAACTGGGCAATATTTCCGAACGCCGAACCTATCAGCTTATTAGCGGTAAAAGAGGACTGCCCCCATTTTTAGTTGCACATCCTGGTTTGAATTCTGGCTTCATGATCCCTCAATACACGGCGGCATCTATCGTTAGCCAAAACAAGCAGCTTTGTACTCCAGCCTCGGTCGATAGCATAGAATCATCTCAAGGACAAGAAGATCATGTGAGCATGGGAGCCAATGCTGCAACTAAAGCATTTAAAGTAGCACAAAATACCAAACGAATATTAGCAATAGAACTTTTCAATGCAGCACAAGCACTTGAATTTCGTCGGCCATTAAAAACTAGTCCTATATTAGAAAAATTAATCCATTCGTATCGAAAAGAAGTTCAATTTATTCAAGAAGATGAAATTATGTACAAATTAATATCAAAAAGTGTAAACTTTATTGATAATTACATAATTGATTAA
- the meaB gene encoding methylmalonyl Co-A mutase-associated GTPase MeaB has product MKKKDTHSALKVQEGIEQPPNLNPNLNQLSRKKKILTLNDYIEGIKSGNRTILSKAITLIESTLPEHRTLARQIVEGCLPLSGNSIRIGITGIPGVGKSTFIESFGNIIIEKGYKLAVLAIDPSSERSGGSILGDKTRMEHLSTQPNAFIRPSPSGCNLGGVARRTRESIILCEAAGFNVIFIETVGVGQSETVVHSMVDVFLLLMLAGAGDELQGIKRGIMEMSDIIAITKADGINQRKCEVAAREYKNALQYLPLPESGWKPKVLTCSSLTGFGMNNIWETLEQYFAFVKNNQYFDIRRRSQAKYWMFETITDLLKEHFYNTPVIQQILPEMEQKVVKHQISSIAAAEEILNQYFNYLKK; this is encoded by the coding sequence ATGAAAAAAAAAGACACCCATAGTGCTCTAAAGGTTCAGGAAGGCATTGAACAACCTCCTAATCTAAATCCTAACCTTAACCAATTATCGAGAAAAAAAAAGATTCTTACTCTCAATGATTATATTGAAGGCATAAAAAGTGGAAACAGAACAATTTTAAGTAAAGCCATAACCTTAATTGAAAGTACTTTACCAGAACATCGAACTTTAGCTCGTCAAATCGTTGAAGGTTGTTTGCCATTATCGGGCAATTCAATCCGCATTGGTATTACAGGCATTCCTGGCGTCGGAAAAAGTACCTTTATTGAATCGTTTGGTAATATTATAATTGAAAAAGGTTATAAACTTGCTGTTTTGGCTATTGATCCAAGTAGCGAACGTAGTGGTGGCAGCATATTAGGCGATAAAACCCGTATGGAGCATCTCTCTACCCAACCAAATGCTTTTATACGTCCAAGCCCTTCGGGCTGTAATTTGGGTGGCGTTGCCCGCCGAACTCGCGAATCGATTATTTTATGCGAAGCTGCCGGTTTTAATGTTATTTTTATTGAAACAGTTGGCGTTGGTCAATCCGAAACAGTTGTACATAGTATGGTTGATGTTTTTTTGCTACTTATGCTTGCCGGCGCTGGCGATGAATTGCAGGGGATCAAACGTGGTATCATGGAAATGTCCGACATTATAGCCATAACCAAAGCCGATGGCATTAATCAACGTAAATGTGAAGTAGCTGCTCGTGAATATAAAAATGCCTTGCAATATTTGCCCCTACCCGAATCGGGTTGGAAACCCAAAGTATTAACTTGCTCTTCATTAACTGGATTTGGCATGAATAATATTTGGGAAACATTAGAACAATATTTTGCATTTGTAAAAAATAATCAATATTTCGATATACGTCGTCGATCGCAAGCTAAATACTGGATGTTCGAAACGATAACTGACTTATTAAAAGAACATTTTTACAATACACCCGTCATTCAACAAATTTTACCCGAAATGGAACAAAAAGTTGTTAAACACCAAATAAGCTCTATTGCTGCCGCTGAAGAAATTCTTAACCAATATTTTAACTACCTAAAAAAATAA
- a CDS encoding FprA family A-type flavoprotein produces the protein MSNNYIIPVNQDVKWIGILDYDIVTFDIVMETQYGTTYNSYFIDAEKKTIIETAKEKFKDEYLAKVKAVCNPEEISYIILDHTEPDHSGSLRHLLRIAPNATVVGSGNAIRYLQDMVDIPFKSLTVKDGDTLSLGNKTLKFIAAPNLHWPDSIYTYLVEDKLLFTCDSFGAHFCHENVFDDLVPEYDDAFKYYFDVILKPYSKFMLKAIEKIKPLEIAAICTGHGPILRQTWKEKVELSERYAKEYLSQTEHQQKTLVITYISAYGYTKKMAEALAKGAQSIDQIKVILADIEKMELGEIDSLLTLADGLMIGSPTINQNTLLPVYRLFAVVNPIRDKGKLFMSFGSFGWSGEAAKIINATAGQLKFKLLNDGLISKFSLFDDSPYVEAGKQFAIQLQNSTVSAE, from the coding sequence ATGAGCAATAATTATATAATACCTGTCAATCAGGATGTTAAATGGATCGGCATTTTAGATTACGATATTGTTACTTTCGATATCGTAATGGAAACTCAATACGGTACAACATACAATTCATATTTTATCGACGCCGAAAAAAAAACAATTATCGAAACTGCCAAAGAAAAATTTAAAGACGAATACTTAGCTAAAGTAAAAGCTGTATGTAATCCAGAAGAAATAAGCTACATCATTTTAGACCACACCGAACCCGACCATTCCGGTAGTTTACGTCACTTATTGCGTATAGCTCCCAATGCAACCGTAGTGGGGAGTGGGAATGCCATACGTTACTTACAAGATATGGTCGATATACCTTTCAAATCGTTAACAGTAAAAGATGGCGACACGCTATCACTTGGCAATAAAACCTTAAAATTTATTGCAGCCCCTAATTTACATTGGCCAGATTCAATTTATACCTATTTAGTAGAAGACAAACTTTTATTTACCTGCGATTCATTTGGAGCCCATTTTTGCCACGAAAATGTTTTCGATGATCTTGTTCCCGAATACGACGACGCTTTCAAATATTATTTTGATGTAATTTTAAAGCCTTATAGCAAATTTATGCTAAAAGCCATTGAAAAAATAAAACCGCTCGAAATAGCTGCTATCTGTACTGGACATGGACCTATCTTACGTCAAACTTGGAAAGAAAAAGTAGAACTTAGCGAACGTTACGCTAAAGAATATCTATCACAAACAGAGCATCAACAAAAAACATTGGTTATTACTTACATTTCAGCATATGGTTACACAAAAAAAATGGCAGAAGCATTAGCAAAAGGTGCCCAAAGCATTGACCAAATAAAAGTTATTCTTGCCGACATTGAAAAAATGGAATTAGGCGAAATAGACTCTTTATTAACTTTAGCTGATGGGCTAATGATAGGCTCTCCCACCATCAACCAAAATACACTATTGCCCGTTTATCGATTGTTTGCTGTAGTTAATCCTATTCGCGACAAAGGAAAACTTTTTATGTCGTTTGGCAGTTTTGGATGGAGTGGCGAAGCAGCTAAAATCATCAATGCTACAGCCGGCCAACTTAAATTTAAACTTTTAAATGATGGTTTAATAAGTAAGTTCAGTCTTTTTGACGATAGCCCCTATGTAGAAGCAGGAAAACAATTTGCTATACAACTTCAAAATTCAACAGTTTCTGCCGAATAA